Within Flavobacterium pisciphilum, the genomic segment ACGGATTTCAATTCCAAGAGAAGTTCGAACTCCTTTTATCTTTCCATTTTCAATTATCAAACCTTTTACCATTTCTTGGTAAAAGTCAAGATTAGGCGTTCCCTCGAGCATCATTCTCCACTCTTCTGCAAAACGCATTCTGTCGCTTTGAACTCTTGGCGACCACATTGCTGGTCCTTTTGATTTGTTCAACATTTTAAATTGAATTGCCGTGCGGTCGGAAACAATTCCTGAGTACCCACCAAGCGCATCAATCTCACGCACAATTTGTCCTTTTGCAATTCCTCCCATCGCTGGATTACATGACATCTGTGCGATGTTTTGCAAGCTCATTGTAATAAGCAACGTTTTAGATCCAAGATTTGCGGCCGCTGCCGCGGCCTCTGAGCCGGCGTGTCCTGCGCCAACAACAATAACATCGTATTCTTCTAAAAACATTTTTTTGTTTTATTATTCTCTAGAAACCACCTAAAGGCGGTTTCTAAAATTAACTTCATCTATTTGTTCCACGTGGAACGCTTTAAAAATTCTACTCATTAAATGTTCCACGTGAAACATTCTATGTTCTACTGAACAAAAAACAACACATGTTCCACGTGGAACATGCTTATAAAAAGAGGTAGTCTAATTATAGTTCCACGTGGAACATAGCAATTTTCTCTTCTTCTTTAGCTCTCATTAAAGCAGCGTCAGCATCTGATTTGTCTTTATAACCACAGTAATGTAATATACCGTGAGCTAAAACACGCTTTAATTCATTCTCAAAAGTAACATTAAAATCAAGAGCGTTGTCGCGAACTCTTTCAACAGAAACAAATATATCTCCGTTTAGTTCGTTACCTACTGTATAATCAAAACTGATAATATCAGTAAGTGTATCATGATTAAGATACTCTACATTGATTTTATGAAGGTATTCATCATCACAAAATATATAACTTATCTCACCTTCTTTTTTATTCTCCGAAAGAATCACAGCTGAAAGCCACTCTTCAAACGCTTCTTCATTATCTAAAACGAAGTCTGTTTCGTAATTAAAATTGATCATTTTTTTTTAAAATATTCTTGAACCTTTTGATTAAAATTCGAGCGCAAAGGTAATGATTGTCTATTTAAAATCTCTATGCTATTTAAATAATCTGATAATGACGTTGGCAACGCATTCGATTGATTATTAAATTCTTTCCTATTTGTTTCAGATTGTCGCTTGTTCTCTTGACCTTGTTCTTGAACAGCCGTATTCAACTTTAATAATTCTTGCTGAATATTTAATATACGCTGTAAATTTTCATTCTTAAATCCCTTATTCAAAAGTTGTTTTTCCAACTGTTTCATTTGTTCTAAAGTCTTTTGACCATTCGGACCAAGTCCTTGTTTTTCTAATTCCTTTTGTAAAGCTTCCCTAAGACGAACCTGCTCTTTATAAATTTCCATTATTTCTTGAGCGTTACCTTCACCATCATCACCGCTCTCGCCAGAAGTTCCTTTACCACCAGACTTAGAATCTTTACCATCTTTACCGTTTTTACCTTGACCCGGCTCCTGCCCTTTCTGCATTCCTTCCTTCATTTTCTTCCCTAATCCTTCTTGCTTTTTCATAATATCGGGTAATTGCATACCTTCACCTTGACCTGGTTTAGGTTCGCCCGAACTAGGATTGGCCATAGCCATTTGCATATTACTTAACAAGTCGCTTAAAAAATCAGCTAGTTTGTTTGCAGAAGAAACAGCATATTGCTGGTGAGAAACTCCTTTACGAATCTGAACATCAGTCAAAGTCTCAAGGGCTTTGTCCATATTATATTGAATATTTCCAATTTCTTTAGTAACATCTTCAGCAACTTTAGGGTTACGTAGCGACAAAGCAAACAAGCTATCATCAATATGTTTGAACTGTAATTTTAAGTTTTGCTGAATCTTTATATTCTTATTGAATACAGAAGAACCTAGTTTCATAGATTTAAACTGTAACATAACCGCTTCTTCTGATAATGAAAAAGCCAACAGATTATCTAAAATCTGACGTAACATCTTTACATCTTCTTCTAGTTGCTCCTGCTCTGAAGACTGCATTCCTTCTTTCATCTTATCAGCCATCTCTTTCATTTTCTTAGCAGCATTCTTCTGCTTTGGTTTAGCACCAGCACTGTTATTTTTCTTTAATTCATCAGATGCTTTCTTTAAATCACTATCAATGTCCTTCTCTTTATTTGAGTCAGTTGGAATTTCCATTGGTGCTTTTAGTGTCTTATTCTCTTCTTTCAAATCCTTTAAATCCTCTTGAAGTTTATCAAAAGCTTTATTGATTTCATCTTGTTTGTCTGCAGTGTTTTCTTTTTCTTTATTAGAAAGCTGCTCCTGTTTATCGGCTAACTTATCTAGTTTATCTTTTAATTGTTCTGCCTTTTTAGCTACATAAAACCTCTTAGTAAGCTCAACTAATTGTTCCAAATTCTTAGATTGGTTCTTTGAAATTTGCTTGAACTTATCAATCTTCTCAAACAATTCATCACTCTTGATTTTATCATTTAAGTCTTTAAGTTCATCTAAGAGCTTTTGATTTTTCTCTAAATCTTTATCAGCATTATCTAAACGCTTTTGTAGATCATCTATTTTTTGATCTTTCTTTTCTGTCTTGAATTTATCTAAATTCTGATTCATCTTCTCAGCAAATTCTTTCATCATTTGGTCTTGTTGTTTCTGACGCTTGATAAAATCATTTACTTTTTGCTGGTCTTTAAATTCTAAATTATTCTTTTCCTTACCTACTTTTTGAAGCTTTTCTAATTCAGAAATTTGCTTATCCTGACTTTTTAATGACTTAGATAAAGCATTAATATTACTATTTTGTTGTTCTAAATCTTGCTCATGCAACTCTTCATTGGTAGCAACTCTATCTGAAAAAACTGAAGACTTTGCACTCTTAAAATTATGTGGTGCATCATTATCAAAAACTTCAAAATAATATTCATAAGATACTCCTTGCTCTACTGGAAGATTACTTGGGAAAGAAAAAACAAATTGATCGAAAACATTATTCTTAACAGCAATTGTTCCACGTTTGGCAGTGTTAGGTTTGTTGCGTTCGTAATAGACAATTTGCAATTTTGACAAACCATAATCATCAGACAATTGGCCCAACATATAGTCCTTACCAAGCTTTAAACTATCAGGCGCTACACTTACATTGATTGTAGGGAACTGATCTTTGATGACAGATAGCTGATAATTGAGTTTTTCGTAGTTTTTAACCTTATTATTAGATGTAAGGATTTGATATTCTGTATTTTGACTTATATTTTTTGATAAAACAAAGCTATTATCAGCTTTAACAAAAGGAATTAACGAATTAGCTTCTTTCCAATCTACATTTTGAGTAGATTTTGTATTCATTTTCCATGTTACTCGAGTTCCTTCAGGTAAGATTGCATTACCTGTTCCATTAATAGTTTCACTTTTTTTATTTAAATAAGAAGGAAAGTTTAATTGCATTTCAAAATTTGCAATCGATGGAACTGTAATAACTTTCAATTCATAAGTAGGAGATGTAACTTGATTACCCTCTACATAGAATTCAATATTTGAAATAGGCTTTTCTATCTTGAATTCAAACACACCTGGTTTAGTCGATTCCATAAAATAACTTTCGTTTTCAATATGAATCATAACATTCTCAGGAATCACTTTACCCTCTGATTCTACTTGAAGGATGAAGTCTTTATTTTGTTCCGTTTGTAAATTAGAATTTATGACAACAAATTTAAAAGGAGCTGGTGGTAAAAAAGCAGCATTAAAATGCACTACCCTATTTAAACTTTGAGAAAGAATATTAGTGTTTCCAGAGATATAAAAAACTAAAAAGAACAAAATAGGAATTAAAGCTAAAGGCAAATATTTCTTATTTGCACCAAAGTTAATGGCATTACTAAATGGAATTGGTTGCAGTGAATTTGCTTTTTGCTCAATAGAAGCCAACATTAATTCAGAGTTTTCTATGGTAGAAGCTGTAGCAGAGAGCTGCAAAAAGTTAGTTAGTTTATCATTTACTTCCGTGAAATGATTCCCAATAATAGCCGAAGCCTCATTGTAATCTATCCCCTTTTGAAGTTTGAATAACTTAAAAAGCGGAAACATAATAAAACGAAACAACAAGAATACTTCCACACAAACAAAAGCACAGAATAAAAGTGTTCTTCCTAATGGCTTCAACCAAAGAAAATATTCAATGAAGATGGTAAATAAAAAATACAACAATCCAAATCCAGTGAAAAGAAGCAAGCCTCTTATCAATTCATTGGTGTAATATTTCTTTATAAAATCTTCTAACTTTTGATATATGAATGGAACTGTTTTCAAAATAGTAATCTGTTTTACTTATAACCCATAAAAGTACTAATTTTAATTAGAAAATGAATAATTAGAAAATTGGCCAAATAAGCTATAAACAACACATTATCCCTATAGCTATCCTATTCTAACTTTATAATTAGAGTTGTATCTTTGCATCAAAATTTATAAAAATGTCAAAACAAGTTCGTGTGCGTTTTGCACCAAGTCCAACTGGACCTTTACATATAGGCGGTGTTCGTACTGCATTATTTAATTATTTGTTTGCCAAAAAAAACAATGGAGTTTTTTACTTGCGTATTGAAGATACCGACCAAACTCGTTTTGTTCCTGGTGCCGAAGAATATATAATGGAAGCATTAGAATGGTTGGGAATTGCTCCTGAAGAAACAGTAGGTAAAAACGAAAAGTTTGGTCCTTACCGTCAAAGTGATCGTGCAGCATTATACCAACAATATGCTGATCAATTAATAAATTCTGGATGGGCATATTATGCTTTTGATACTCCTGAATCATTAGATGCACATAGAAAACAACACGAAGCTGAAGGAAAAACATTTATATACAACCATCACAACCGTGAAAAATTAGATACTTCGTTAGTAATTTCTTCTGAAGAAACTGCTAAAAGAATTGCAAATGGTGAACATTATGTAATACGTTTTAAAACTCCAGTTAATGAAACGTTGCATTTACAAGATATCATTCGTGGTGAAGTTAAGTTTGAAACAAACTTATTAGATGATAAAGTTTTATTTAAAAGTGACGGAATGCCAACATACCATTTGGCAAACATTGTAGATGATCATTTGATGGAAACATCACATGTAATTCGAGGTGAAGAATGGTTACCATCTATGCCATTACATGTTTTATTATATAGAGCTTTTGGTTGGGATGCACCTGAATTTGCACATTTACCATTAATTCTAAAACCTATTGGTAACGGAAAACTATCTAAAAGAGATGGTGATAAACTAGGATTCCCAGTATTCCCATTAGAATGGAAAACTGAAGAAGGTGTTTCATCTGGTTATAGAGAAAAAGGATTTTTCCCAGAAGCAGTAATTAACTTCCTTGCATTACTTGGTTGGAATGACGGAACGGATAAAGAAATATTTTCATTAGAAGAATTAGTAGCTGCATTTGATCTGAACAGAGTTCACAAATCAGGAGCTAAATTTGATCCTGAGAAAAACAAATGGTTCAATCACCAACATTTGATAAAAAGAAGTAACGAAGATTTAGCTAAAGACTTCTCACCTATTCTTGAAGAAAAAGGGATTACAGTTTCTAAAATTGATCTAGTAAAAATCGTTTCGTTAATAAAAGAACGTGCACATTTTGTATCGGAATTTTGGGAACTAAGTGATTTCTTTTTTCAAGCACCAACATCTTACGATGAGAAAGCTACCAAAAACTGGAAAGAAGAAACTCCTGCTTTAATGCAAGAACTAACTTCTGTTCTAGAAAATATTGAAGATTTTACCTCTTTGAATATAGAAACTATAGTGAAAGATTGGATGACAAAAAATGAAATAGGAATGGGTAAAGTAATGCAACCTTTCCGATTGAGTTTAGTTGGAGCTTTAAAAGGTCCTCACCTATTTGATATAGTTGAGATGATTGGAAAAGAAGAAACAATCTCTAGAATTCAAAAAGCAATAGTAGCTTTATAAACAAATAAAGACAGCAATCAATAAAAGCGTTAAGAACACCTACACAAGGTATTCTTAACGCTTTTCTATTTTAATGAAAACATAACGTATTAAAATGGAAGAAATTTCGTAATTTGACCCTTAATATTTAAACTAAATTTATCAGTTATGAACATTCCAATTATTATTCTTTTAATCTTCGGATTATTTATTTTCCTATCCTCATTCTTTACAGTAAAACAACAGACATCTGTAATTATAGAACGTTTTGGAAAATTTCTTAGTGTAAGAACTTCAGGTTTACAATTAAAAATACCAATGATTGATAGAATTGCTGGACGAGTAAATCTTAAAATTCAACAGCTTGATGTAATCATTGAAACAAAAACTAAAGACAACGTTTTTGTAAAACTTAAAGTATCTGTTCAATTTATGGTCATCAAAGAAACTGTTTATGATGCCTTTTACAAATTAGAATACCCACATGATCAAATCACATCTTATGTATTTGATGTAGTTCGTGCAGAAGTTCCAAAATTAAAATTGGATGATGTTTTTGAAAGAAAAGATGATATTGCAATTGCAGTAAAAAGAGAATTGAATGAAGCAATGACTACTTATGGATATACAATTATCAATACATTGGTAACTGATATTGATCCAGATATCCAAGTTAAAAATGCAATGAACAGAATTAATGCTGCAGATAGAGAAAAAACAGTTGCAGAATTTGAAGCTGAAGCATCTAGAATTAGAATTGTTGCTAAAGCAAAAGCTGAAGCAGAAAGCAAGAGATTACAAGGTCAAGGTATCGCTGATCAAAGAAGAGAAATTGCGAGAGGTCTTGTAGAAAGTGTTGATGTTTTGAATAAAGTTGGTATTAATTCACAAGAAGCCTCTGCTTTAATTGTAGTTACTCAACATTATGATACATTACAAGCTATTGGTGCAGATGCAAATTCTAACTTAATTTTATTACCAAATTCACCACAAGCGGGAAGTGATATGTTAAACAATATGGTAGCTTCTTTTAGTGCATCAAACCAAGTTGGTGAAATGATGAAGAAAACTAATAAAAAAGTTAAACCTGTAATTGAAACAAAACCAGATTA encodes:
- the gltX gene encoding glutamate--tRNA ligase, yielding MSKQVRVRFAPSPTGPLHIGGVRTALFNYLFAKKNNGVFYLRIEDTDQTRFVPGAEEYIMEALEWLGIAPEETVGKNEKFGPYRQSDRAALYQQYADQLINSGWAYYAFDTPESLDAHRKQHEAEGKTFIYNHHNREKLDTSLVISSEETAKRIANGEHYVIRFKTPVNETLHLQDIIRGEVKFETNLLDDKVLFKSDGMPTYHLANIVDDHLMETSHVIRGEEWLPSMPLHVLLYRAFGWDAPEFAHLPLILKPIGNGKLSKRDGDKLGFPVFPLEWKTEEGVSSGYREKGFFPEAVINFLALLGWNDGTDKEIFSLEELVAAFDLNRVHKSGAKFDPEKNKWFNHQHLIKRSNEDLAKDFSPILEEKGITVSKIDLVKIVSLIKERAHFVSEFWELSDFFFQAPTSYDEKATKNWKEETPALMQELTSVLENIEDFTSLNIETIVKDWMTKNEIGMGKVMQPFRLSLVGALKGPHLFDIVEMIGKEETISRIQKAIVAL
- a CDS encoding SPFH domain-containing protein, with amino-acid sequence MNIPIIILLIFGLFIFLSSFFTVKQQTSVIIERFGKFLSVRTSGLQLKIPMIDRIAGRVNLKIQQLDVIIETKTKDNVFVKLKVSVQFMVIKETVYDAFYKLEYPHDQITSYVFDVVRAEVPKLKLDDVFERKDDIAIAVKRELNEAMTTYGYTIINTLVTDIDPDIQVKNAMNRINAADREKTVAEFEAEASRIRIVAKAKAEAESKRLQGQGIADQRREIARGLVESVDVLNKVGINSQEASALIVVTQHYDTLQAIGADANSNLILLPNSPQAGSDMLNNMVASFSASNQVGEMMKKTNKKVKPVIETKPDYEAPEDSEIAQ
- the ybeY gene encoding rRNA maturation RNase YbeY gives rise to the protein MINFNYETDFVLDNEEAFEEWLSAVILSENKKEGEISYIFCDDEYLHKINVEYLNHDTLTDIISFDYTVGNELNGDIFVSVERVRDNALDFNVTFENELKRVLAHGILHYCGYKDKSDADAALMRAKEEEKIAMFHVEL